The following are from one region of the Capsicum annuum cultivar UCD-10X-F1 chromosome 1, UCD10Xv1.1, whole genome shotgun sequence genome:
- the LOC107839128 gene encoding thylakoid lumenal 19 kDa protein, chloroplastic, whose protein sequence is MASILHPSSFLSSSSSSSTTTTPKPPVPPPFSRPQATLSPPTKPLLTKLTTSLTATALAITILTSSPPSLADSSTTYNIYYGTAASAANYGGYGGNSDKKASAEYIYDVPNGWKERLVSKVEKGTNGTDSEFYNPKKKSEKEYLTFLAGFRQLAPKDVILNNLALSDVNLQDLIANADGVTSEERTDENGQLYYDYEIDGVAGHSLITVTCAKNKLYAHFVNAPVPEWKKDEDTLRHIHQSFKTVG, encoded by the coding sequence ATGGCGAGCATTCTCCACCCCTCATCCTTCctttcctcctcttcctcttcctccacCACAACCACCCCAAAACCACCAGTTCCTCCACCCTTTTCCAGACCCCAAGCCACCTTATCACCACCCACTAAACCCCTTCTAACCAAACTAACCACCTCACTAACAGCCACAGCATTAGCCATCACTATACTAACATCCTCTCCTCCTTCTCTAGCAGATTCCTCCACAACCTACAACATCTACTATGGCACAGCTGCTAGTGCTGCCAACTACGGAGGCTACGGTGGCAACTCCGACAAGAAAGCGTCGGCCGAGTACATTTACGATGTACCAAATGGATGGAAAGAGAGGCTAGTGTCAAAAGTTGAGAAGGGAACAAATGGAACAGACAGTGAGTTTTACAACCCAAAGAAAAAGTCTGAGAAAGAGTACCTTACTTTCCTTGCAGGGTTTAGGCAGTTAGCACCTAAGGATGTGATCTTGAATAACTTGGCTTTATCTGATGTGAATTTGCAAGACTTAATTGCTAATGCTGATGGGGTTACATCAGAAGAAAGGACAGATGAAAATGGGCAGTTGTATTATGATTATGAAATTGATGGAGTTGCTGGACATAGCTTGATTACTGTTACTTGTGCTAAGAATAAactgtatgctcattttgttaATGCCCCGGTGCCGGAATGGAAGAAGGATGAAGACACCCTGAGGCACATCCATCAGTCTTTTAAAACTGTTGGGTAA
- the LOC107858522 gene encoding uncharacterized protein LOC107858522 has translation MEKEKSIIEMNLDDEVGKILTRIGEPTFILLSPTPVSDAKGSNTQSVSILPSPTVDYADVERRKEESKKHMGSRKLENTKKGKSIILEPGKQCLSVNNKRQKINVDELQSSKLKLMVKNIFPTPFEKSRLDLYGLFKDVVDNDELIGVDASTHLNDDDFTTPPPVPNKGKSKADPVPRDNNTNLLCEIKRISDGQKDLRENLQLVQRHKLQSISSIPVSAVRVSSESSYFEDMTIFLSH, from the exons ATggagaaagaaaaatcaataattgAAATGAATTTGGATGATGAAGTTGGTAAAATATTAACACGTATTGGTGAGCCAACCTTTATTTTGTTATCTCCGACACCTGTTTCTGATGCGAAAGGGAGTAACACGCAAAGTGTAAGTATTTTGCCATCTCCGACAGTTGATTATGCTGATGTTGAACGAAGAAAGGAGGAGTCGAAGAAGCATATGGGTAGTAGAAAGTTGGAGAATACCAAAAAAGGAAAATCCATTATACTTGAACCTGGAAAACAATGTTTGAGTGTCAACAATAAAAGGCAAAAAATAAATGTAGATGAACTACAAAGCTCTAAATTGAAG TTGATGGTGAAGAATATTTTTCCAACTCCCTTTGAGAAGTCTAGGTTGGATTTGTATGGTTTGTTTAAGGATGTAGTTGACAATGATGAATTAATTGGTGTTGATGCATCAACACACTTAAATGATGACGACTTTACTACGCCACCTCCTGTCCCAAACAAGGGGAAAAGCAAAGCAGATCCAGTACCTCGTGATAATAACACTAATTTGCTTTGTGAGATAAAACGTATATCTGATGGACAAAAGGATCTAAGAGAAAACCTTCAACTG gttcagagacacaagctccaaagcatcagtagcattccagtctcagcagtcagagttagcagtgagtcctcatattttgaggacatgaccatttttttatctcattaa